In the genome of Nitrospira japonica, one region contains:
- a CDS encoding non-ribosomal peptide synthetase produces the protein MRDKKQIEAMYYLSPLQEGLLFHRVAEGEADPYWYQYGYQLQGDLQEDLFVKAWQEAVRRHAILRTAFVWEGVERPLQVVRRDVEMPIHRHDFRGLSEADREKAVEALLAKDRQNGMDFMVPPLMRLHLIAVSERRWYLFNSHHHILLDGWSMSLLLQDVLSIYEALRQGRTPRQNESRPYRDYIAWRNRQDERAAETFWRAELAGFRVPTAPALPEPDDAASDERFLYAEQEVRVDPSRWQAMQAFAQQQRVTVNTLIQGAWALLLNRYSGEREVLFGATVSGRPVELTGSENMVGLFINTIPVRVAVSGDQKIAEWLSALQVHNSTIRQYEWTPLARIQRWSDIAAGRPLFETLVVFESYPEQESEGPATGVTISALKSGRNDGTESGHLLTTGRNNYPLSLMVEPGEELRLIASYARRRFTHAVVRRLLTDLTASLDRMLAAPTARLFELSAGTQAERRKPSTPRTASGPAASAVCIHEMVAEHARKEPDRAAVVYEGESLTYRDLDARAESLASVLRTMDVGPESLVGLCMDRSLDMIVGLLAVLKAGAGFVPIDPKLPQARVAFMLRDSGAEVVLTHSAWMELLHGIAVTCIPLDREWPAVQTASPQTQSSPASPQHVAYVIYTSGSTGEPKGVSVEHRQLVAYVRAVLDRLVLPPDASLATVSTVGADLGHTSIFGALCSGRTLHVLSADRGFDPDAMASYMHRHRVGVLKIAPSHLGGLLEAAEPAHVLPRHCLILGGERVRPELVNKVRALAPDCAVVNHYGPTETTVGVIANRLDGWSDDETVVPIGRPLAGACSYVLDHDMNVVPFGVPGELYVGGAGLSRGYLRRPDLTADRFIPDPFGEQPGGRLYRTGDRVREREDGTIEYIGRVDYQVKLRGFRIELGEIENRLRSEGGVSEAVVLVREGEGGSQQLVAYVTANAPIDVAELRNRLAKTLPEYMVPGAIVVMESWPLTRNGKVDRAALPDSQDAATGSVGYVAPRNEIESILAGIWADVLRRERIGIHDNFFSLGGDSIRSLQVIARANQKGVKLTPKQLFECQTVAEAAAVAAGPATAPNEGAAKPENVSSPAAETAPVKAADAGGPGMFPLVAVSREDLAPLRDDWEQIEDLYPLSPMQEGMLFHTLMNPGSGIYLMQQRYMWRGHLDRDLFVRAWHRVIQRYQILRTSFMWKDLPQPLQAVHTTVDLSSVIEELDWRTHPESEHGERLQELLQAELSRGLDLAKPPLMRIHLVRLADDYYAVVRSFHHILTDDWCFSLLMMDFRAYYQAFLQGRDVELPPVTPYREYIAWLKKQDLAAAETFWRTELKDCSGPTALGIERAGASGGEDSVDDVYMELSTRATEQLQALASRHQLTPNTIVQGAWALLLARYNGQRDVVFGVTVAGRPTDLDGVESIVGLFINSLPLKVRVSSEMSLVEWLKELLAQNYRIRQFEYPPLIEIQRWGGMAAGQSLFHSLLVFENAPKDPRLGEQWGTVDIAYDHDRVHTNYPMTVVGYPGRELGVRLSFQPRWFEREVVQRMLDHLKHLLECMVANPDARLVDLSLIADEERRRLTEEWSVTKEVELEDDRFSRLFEAQAVKTPDAIAAACQGVSLTYAELNRRANAVAHALLARGAGPDRLVGILNERGLDLLVMIVGIFKAGAAYLPLDPGHPERRLAQVLQDSRAAMIVTTERYVDRIGRATSLAGLSTPVSTLEQLEKERSSDSNPVVNAAPANLAYVIYTSGSTGVPKGAMVEQRAMVNHLLSKIPALRLTGRDVVAQTASQCFDISVWQFLTALLCGGRVEIVPSTVVQDPRALLREMRAKGVTVLEIVPSLMSGLLEEESMDLPLRWMLPTGEALSPELCRKWFARYPSVPLVNAYGPAECADDVALHTMVVPDESESGYIPIGRPIPNLRLYVLGPDLELLPIGVAGELCIGGMGVGRGYLNDPARTAAAFVPDPFASDAGRRLYRSGDLVRFRRDGTLEFLGRRDHQVKIRGYRIELGEIEARVAQHPLVREAVVAAREDRPGDKRLVAYVVSEGAARDAAVLRSFVAEALPDYMVPSVVMFLDALPLTPNGKIDRKALPAPEEGDQSPREGTPRTAVEEILAGIWAEILGAKHVGIHDNFFELGGHSLLATQVVSRIRSSFQIELPLRSLFEAPTVEALGAVIEQARAGRAGAPPALLAPAERGGPLALSFAQQRLWFLAQMEPDGWSYNLPFALRLSGMLDLAALSYSFEQVIARHETLRTTFREVDGKPAQIIGAAEGLTLPLDELSGLPEDRRDQAVREAAAREVRRPFRLEQDRPIRARLLHLAEQEHVLLVTLHHIAADAWSMTLLAHEVAVFYQAHVGQAAESTAPAELPPLPVQYADFARWQRQWLQGPVLDAHLAYWKQRLGANPPVLKLPVDRARPPVQTFRGARHVFTVSAEQAERLRALSRKQGVTLFMTLLAAFNTLLFRTTGQEDILIGTDVANRNRQETEGLVGFFVNLLPLRSDLGGNPTFLELLTQVRRTALEAYAHQDLPFEKIVETLKLKRDLGGNPLVQALLVLQNVRPPTMELPGLEVGALELESEVARFDLGLFMEDTEEGLTGLWKYSTDLFEASTIAGLSDRFVTLLASIVAQPEARLSALEVLSHTEKESAMIESKQREDGKFKRFKSIQPKAVNLAQRTLVERRYLTPDQTLPLVLQPAVEDVDLAAWAQDNRAKVEQELFTHGAILFRGFALKRIEGFEQVAQALCPALFSEYGDLPREKAGRHVYGSTPYPADKAILFHNESSHLHRWPLKQSFFCVQASREGGETPIVDCRKMYERLRPELRAKFQERSLMYVRNFTPGFDVSWQDFFHTEDKAAVEETCRQHGVEWDWTPDGGLRTRQVCPAILKHPKTGEWVFFNQIQLHHVSYLEPAVRNSLIEVLGIERVPRNVYFGDGTPIEDDIAAEIGELYERTSVRFPWREMDLLMLDNMLVAHARAPFVGPRKIVVAMGEMINRRDVQTVNA, from the coding sequence ATGCGAGATAAGAAACAGATCGAAGCGATGTACTACCTGTCCCCGCTCCAGGAGGGACTGCTGTTTCACCGTGTCGCCGAAGGGGAAGCCGATCCCTATTGGTATCAGTATGGATACCAGCTGCAGGGCGATCTGCAGGAAGACCTCTTCGTCAAGGCATGGCAAGAGGCGGTTCGGCGGCATGCGATCCTTCGCACCGCCTTCGTGTGGGAGGGTGTCGAGCGGCCGTTGCAGGTCGTGCGTCGTGACGTGGAGATGCCGATTCATCGGCATGACTTCCGAGGCCTGTCCGAGGCCGATCGCGAGAAGGCCGTCGAAGCGCTCCTCGCCAAGGACCGGCAGAACGGCATGGATTTCATGGTGCCGCCGTTGATGCGGCTGCACCTGATCGCGGTTTCGGAACGCCGCTGGTATCTGTTCAACAGCCATCACCACATTCTGTTGGACGGCTGGAGCATGTCGCTGCTGCTGCAGGACGTCCTGTCGATATATGAAGCGCTGCGGCAGGGCCGCACGCCGCGGCAGAACGAGTCGCGGCCCTATCGCGACTACATCGCCTGGAGAAACCGGCAGGACGAGCGCGCGGCGGAGACGTTCTGGCGCGCCGAACTCGCCGGATTCCGCGTTCCCACCGCGCCGGCGCTGCCGGAGCCCGACGACGCGGCGTCGGACGAGCGGTTTCTCTACGCGGAGCAGGAAGTGCGGGTCGATCCGTCGCGTTGGCAGGCGATGCAAGCCTTTGCCCAGCAGCAACGGGTGACGGTCAATACGCTGATTCAAGGGGCCTGGGCGCTGCTGCTCAACCGGTACAGCGGTGAGCGGGAAGTGCTGTTCGGGGCCACGGTGTCCGGACGTCCCGTCGAACTCACCGGCTCCGAGAACATGGTCGGTCTCTTCATCAACACCATACCGGTGAGAGTCGCGGTATCCGGAGATCAAAAGATCGCGGAGTGGCTGAGCGCGCTGCAGGTGCACAACAGCACGATCCGCCAGTACGAATGGACGCCGCTGGCCAGGATCCAGCGTTGGAGCGACATCGCGGCAGGGCGTCCGCTGTTCGAGACGCTGGTCGTGTTCGAGAGTTATCCGGAGCAAGAGTCCGAAGGGCCGGCCACCGGCGTGACGATCAGTGCGCTCAAGAGCGGTCGAAACGACGGAACGGAATCGGGACATCTCCTCACGACCGGCCGGAACAATTATCCGCTCTCGCTCATGGTGGAGCCGGGAGAGGAGTTGCGGCTCATTGCGTCCTATGCGCGCCGCCGGTTTACGCACGCGGTCGTCCGCCGTTTATTGACCGATCTCACGGCGTCGCTGGACCGCATGCTGGCGGCACCGACGGCCCGGCTGTTCGAGCTCTCGGCCGGCACCCAGGCGGAGCGGCGGAAGCCGTCGACGCCGCGGACCGCGTCCGGACCGGCCGCGTCTGCCGTCTGTATCCACGAGATGGTTGCCGAGCATGCGCGAAAAGAGCCGGATAGGGCCGCCGTGGTGTACGAAGGGGAGTCGTTGACCTATCGCGATCTCGACGCGCGCGCCGAATCGCTGGCGTCCGTTCTGCGTACGATGGATGTCGGGCCGGAGAGTCTCGTCGGACTCTGCATGGACCGGTCACTGGACATGATCGTCGGGTTGCTCGCGGTCCTCAAGGCGGGAGCGGGATTCGTTCCCATCGACCCCAAGCTGCCGCAGGCGCGGGTCGCGTTCATGCTGCGTGACAGTGGCGCCGAAGTCGTGCTGACGCACTCCGCGTGGATGGAGCTGCTCCACGGGATCGCCGTGACCTGTATTCCATTGGATCGCGAATGGCCGGCCGTGCAGACCGCCTCGCCGCAGACTCAGTCCTCGCCGGCGAGCCCGCAGCACGTCGCCTACGTCATTTATACATCCGGCTCGACCGGCGAACCCAAGGGGGTGTCGGTAGAGCACCGGCAACTCGTCGCGTATGTGCGGGCCGTCCTGGATCGGCTGGTGCTGCCCCCCGATGCAAGCCTGGCAACGGTGTCCACCGTGGGGGCGGACCTGGGCCATACCTCCATCTTCGGGGCGCTGTGTTCCGGGCGTACCCTTCATGTCTTGTCGGCGGATCGGGGATTCGACCCCGATGCAATGGCGTCGTACATGCATCGTCATCGGGTCGGGGTCCTCAAGATCGCTCCGAGCCATCTCGGCGGGCTTCTGGAAGCAGCCGAACCGGCCCACGTCCTTCCCAGGCATTGCCTCATCCTCGGCGGAGAACGCGTGCGCCCCGAACTCGTGAACAAGGTCAGAGCGCTGGCGCCCGATTGCGCCGTCGTCAATCACTACGGACCGACCGAGACGACGGTCGGCGTGATCGCCAATCGACTGGACGGCTGGTCCGACGACGAAACGGTGGTGCCGATCGGGCGTCCGCTTGCCGGCGCCTGCTCTTATGTCCTCGATCATGACATGAACGTCGTGCCGTTCGGAGTGCCGGGGGAACTGTACGTCGGAGGAGCCGGACTGTCGCGCGGGTATCTCCGTCGTCCCGATCTGACCGCGGACCGATTCATTCCCGATCCGTTCGGAGAACAGCCGGGAGGACGGCTCTACAGAACCGGCGATCGCGTGCGCGAGCGCGAGGACGGAACGATCGAATATATCGGTCGCGTGGATTATCAGGTGAAGCTCAGAGGGTTCCGCATCGAGTTGGGAGAAATCGAAAACAGACTGCGAAGCGAGGGAGGCGTGTCCGAGGCCGTCGTCCTCGTGCGCGAGGGGGAAGGCGGATCGCAACAGCTGGTGGCCTACGTCACGGCGAACGCACCAATCGACGTCGCCGAGCTGCGCAATCGATTGGCCAAGACACTGCCGGAATATATGGTGCCCGGCGCGATCGTCGTGATGGAATCCTGGCCCTTGACCCGTAACGGAAAGGTGGATCGGGCCGCGCTGCCGGACTCGCAGGACGCGGCGACCGGTTCGGTGGGCTACGTGGCCCCCCGCAACGAGATCGAGTCGATTCTCGCCGGTATCTGGGCGGACGTGCTGCGCCGGGAGCGCATCGGGATTCACGACAACTTTTTCTCGCTGGGGGGAGATTCGATCCGCAGTCTCCAAGTGATCGCCAGAGCCAATCAGAAGGGCGTCAAGTTGACTCCGAAGCAGCTGTTCGAATGTCAAACCGTCGCCGAAGCCGCGGCCGTCGCGGCAGGGCCTGCGACGGCTCCGAACGAAGGCGCGGCCAAACCCGAGAATGTTTCGTCGCCCGCCGCTGAGACGGCTCCCGTCAAGGCGGCCGACGCCGGGGGGCCGGGGATGTTTCCGCTCGTCGCCGTCAGCCGTGAGGACCTGGCGCCGCTCCGCGACGACTGGGAGCAGATCGAAGATCTCTATCCGCTCTCGCCGATGCAGGAGGGGATGCTGTTTCACACGCTGATGAATCCGGGATCGGGAATCTATTTGATGCAACAGCGGTACATGTGGCGCGGTCACTTGGATCGCGACCTGTTCGTGCGCGCATGGCACCGGGTGATTCAGCGGTATCAAATCCTCCGCACGTCCTTCATGTGGAAGGACCTTCCGCAGCCGCTCCAAGCCGTGCATACCACGGTCGATCTGTCCTCGGTCATCGAAGAATTGGATTGGCGTACGCATCCGGAGTCGGAGCATGGCGAACGGCTGCAGGAATTGCTGCAGGCCGAGTTGTCGAGAGGGCTCGACCTGGCCAAGCCGCCGCTCATGCGGATTCATCTGGTCCGGCTGGCGGATGACTATTACGCGGTCGTCAGAAGCTTCCATCATATTCTCACCGATGACTGGTGTTTCTCGCTGTTGATGATGGATTTCCGCGCCTACTACCAGGCCTTTCTTCAGGGGAGGGACGTGGAATTGCCGCCCGTCACACCCTATCGGGAATACATCGCGTGGTTGAAGAAGCAGGACCTCGCCGCTGCGGAAACGTTTTGGAGGACGGAACTCAAAGATTGCTCTGGTCCCACGGCCCTGGGTATCGAGCGGGCCGGCGCGTCGGGCGGAGAAGATTCGGTCGACGACGTGTATATGGAGCTGTCGACCCGGGCGACCGAACAGCTGCAAGCGCTGGCTTCGCGGCACCAACTGACGCCGAACACGATCGTCCAGGGGGCATGGGCGCTGTTGTTGGCCCGCTATAACGGACAGCGTGACGTGGTGTTCGGAGTGACGGTCGCGGGTCGGCCCACGGATCTGGACGGTGTCGAGTCTATTGTCGGGTTATTTATCAATAGTTTACCGCTTAAAGTTCGAGTTTCTTCTGAGATGTCTCTTGTCGAGTGGCTGAAAGAACTGCTCGCGCAAAACTATCGGATCAGACAGTTCGAGTATCCGCCGCTGATCGAGATTCAGCGCTGGGGAGGAATGGCGGCTGGACAGTCGCTATTCCATAGTTTGCTGGTGTTCGAGAACGCGCCGAAAGACCCGCGCCTCGGCGAGCAATGGGGCACGGTCGATATTGCGTATGACCACGACCGGGTCCATACGAACTATCCCATGACCGTCGTCGGTTATCCCGGCCGTGAATTGGGCGTCCGGCTCTCGTTCCAGCCCCGCTGGTTCGAGCGCGAAGTCGTGCAGCGGATGCTGGACCATCTCAAGCATCTCCTCGAATGCATGGTCGCGAATCCGGATGCACGATTGGTCGACCTCTCGTTGATCGCGGACGAGGAGCGCCGGCGGCTGACCGAGGAATGGAGCGTCACGAAGGAGGTCGAACTTGAGGATGACCGGTTCAGCCGGTTGTTCGAGGCGCAAGCCGTCAAGACGCCCGATGCCATCGCTGCCGCTTGTCAGGGAGTGAGCCTGACCTATGCCGAGTTGAACCGCCGGGCGAATGCCGTGGCCCACGCGCTGCTCGCGCGCGGTGCCGGCCCCGACCGCCTGGTGGGCATCTTGAACGAGCGGGGGTTGGACCTGCTGGTAATGATCGTGGGTATTTTCAAGGCCGGGGCGGCCTATCTGCCGCTCGATCCCGGACATCCGGAACGGCGTCTTGCCCAAGTGTTGCAGGACAGCCGGGCGGCGATGATCGTCACGACCGAGCGCTATGTCGATCGGATCGGCCGGGCGACGTCCCTCGCCGGGCTGAGCACGCCCGTTTCCACGTTGGAGCAGTTGGAGAAAGAACGGTCATCGGATTCCAATCCGGTCGTGAACGCGGCGCCGGCCAATCTGGCGTACGTCATCTATACGTCCGGCTCGACCGGCGTGCCGAAGGGCGCAATGGTGGAGCAGCGAGCGATGGTCAATCATCTGCTCAGCAAGATTCCGGCCTTGCGGTTGACCGGCCGCGACGTCGTGGCTCAAACCGCTTCGCAATGTTTCGACATTTCCGTGTGGCAATTCCTCACGGCGCTCCTGTGCGGCGGGCGCGTGGAGATCGTTCCGAGCACCGTGGTGCAGGACCCGCGGGCATTGCTGCGTGAGATGCGCGCCAAGGGCGTCACTGTCTTGGAAATCGTGCCCTCGCTGATGAGCGGTCTTCTCGAAGAGGAATCCATGGACCTTCCTCTGCGCTGGATGCTGCCGACAGGGGAGGCGCTGTCGCCCGAATTATGCCGGAAGTGGTTCGCGCGGTATCCGTCCGTGCCGCTCGTCAACGCCTACGGTCCGGCGGAATGCGCCGACGACGTGGCGCTGCATACCATGGTCGTCCCCGATGAATCGGAGAGCGGATACATTCCGATCGGCCGGCCGATCCCCAATCTTCGTTTGTACGTGCTGGGACCCGATTTGGAACTGCTGCCCATCGGGGTGGCGGGTGAACTCTGCATCGGCGGGATGGGAGTCGGCCGGGGCTATCTCAACGATCCCGCGCGGACCGCGGCCGCCTTTGTGCCGGATCCGTTCGCGTCCGACGCGGGCCGGCGTCTCTATCGCAGCGGCGACCTGGTGCGGTTTCGCCGCGACGGGACGCTCGAATTCCTGGGGCGGCGGGACCATCAGGTCAAGATCCGCGGCTATCGCATCGAACTGGGCGAGATCGAAGCGCGCGTGGCGCAGCATCCCCTCGTACGGGAAGCCGTCGTGGCGGCGCGGGAGGACCGGCCGGGAGACAAGCGGTTGGTTGCCTATGTCGTGAGCGAAGGCGCCGCCCGCGACGCCGCGGTGCTCCGGTCCTTCGTGGCCGAGGCGCTGCCGGACTACATGGTTCCCTCCGTCGTGATGTTTCTCGACGCGCTGCCCCTCACGCCGAACGGGAAGATCGATCGAAAGGCGTTGCCGGCGCCGGAGGAAGGCGATCAGTCGCCCCGCGAGGGAACCCCGCGCACGGCAGTGGAAGAAATTCTCGCCGGTATCTGGGCGGAAATTCTCGGCGCCAAGCATGTCGGCATCCATGACAACTTCTTCGAACTCGGCGGCCATTCGCTCCTGGCGACGCAGGTCGTCTCGCGGATCCGTTCCTCGTTTCAGATCGAACTGCCGCTCCGGAGCCTGTTCGAGGCGCCGACGGTCGAGGCGCTGGGCGCCGTCATCGAACAGGCCCGTGCCGGCCGCGCCGGCGCGCCGCCGGCGCTGCTCGCGCCGGCCGAACGCGGGGGGCCGCTCGCCCTGTCGTTCGCCCAGCAACGGCTGTGGTTCCTGGCGCAGATGGAGCCGGACGGCTGGTCCTACAATCTGCCTTTCGCCCTGCGCCTGTCCGGCATGCTGGATCTGGCCGCCTTGTCGTACAGCTTCGAACAGGTGATCGCCAGACACGAAACGTTACGGACCACGTTCCGCGAGGTGGACGGCAAACCGGCGCAAATCATCGGAGCTGCGGAAGGCTTGACCTTGCCGCTGGACGAGCTGAGCGGGCTGCCGGAGGACCGGCGGGATCAGGCGGTGCGGGAGGCCGCCGCCCGGGAAGTTCGCCGGCCGTTCCGGCTGGAGCAGGATCGCCCGATCCGCGCCCGCCTGTTGCATCTGGCGGAGCAGGAGCACGTCCTGCTCGTGACGCTCCATCATATTGCCGCGGACGCCTGGTCGATGACGCTGCTGGCTCATGAGGTGGCGGTCTTCTATCAAGCGCATGTCGGGCAAGCGGCGGAAAGCACGGCGCCGGCGGAGCTGCCGCCGTTGCCGGTGCAGTATGCGGATTTCGCTCGATGGCAGCGGCAATGGTTGCAGGGACCCGTGTTGGACGCGCACCTGGCCTATTGGAAGCAGCGGTTGGGTGCGAATCCGCCGGTCTTGAAACTGCCGGTGGATCGGGCTCGCCCCCCCGTGCAGACCTTCCGTGGCGCGCGCCACGTCTTCACGGTATCGGCGGAGCAGGCCGAGCGGCTGCGCGCGCTGAGCCGTAAACAAGGCGTGACGCTGTTCATGACGCTGCTGGCCGCGTTCAATACCCTGTTGTTCCGCACGACCGGCCAGGAAGACATCCTGATCGGGACCGACGTCGCCAACCGAAATCGCCAGGAGACGGAAGGACTGGTCGGCTTTTTCGTCAATCTCCTGCCCCTTCGCAGTGACCTCGGCGGCAATCCGACGTTCCTGGAGTTGCTCACCCAAGTGCGCCGGACGGCATTGGAGGCCTATGCTCACCAGGACCTGCCGTTCGAAAAGATCGTGGAAACGCTGAAGCTCAAACGCGACCTGGGAGGAAATCCGCTCGTCCAAGCGCTGCTGGTGCTGCAGAACGTGCGGCCGCCCACCATGGAATTGCCCGGTTTGGAGGTCGGTGCGCTCGAACTCGAAAGCGAGGTCGCGCGGTTCGATCTCGGGTTGTTCATGGAAGACACCGAGGAGGGACTGACCGGTCTGTGGAAATACAGCACAGATCTCTTCGAGGCTTCGACGATCGCCGGCCTGTCGGACCGGTTCGTGACGCTGCTGGCCAGCATCGTTGCCCAGCCGGAAGCCCGACTGTCCGCGCTCGAGGTGCTCTCTCATACAGAAAAGGAGTCCGCCATGATCGAATCCAAGCAGCGCGAGGATGGCAAGTTCAAGCGGTTCAAGAGCATTCAACCGAAGGCGGTGAATCTCGCCCAGCGCACGTTGGTGGAGCGGCGGTACCTGACGCCGGACCAGACGCTGCCGCTGGTGCTGCAGCCGGCCGTCGAGGACGTGGATCTGGCCGCCTGGGCGCAGGACAACCGGGCGAAGGTCGAACAGGAATTGTTCACGCACGGGGCCATCCTGTTCCGTGGATTCGCGCTCAAGCGCATCGAGGGTTTCGAACAGGTCGCACAGGCCCTCTGCCCCGCGCTGTTCAGCGAGTACGGCGATCTGCCGCGCGAGAAGGCCGGACGCCACGTCTACGGATCTACGCCCTATCCGGCAGACAAGGCCATTCTTTTTCACAACGAGAGCTCGCACTTGCATCGCTGGCCGCTGAAGCAGTCGTTCTTCTGCGTGCAGGCCTCGCGGGAAGGCGGAGAGACCCCGATCGTGGACTGCCGGAAAATGTACGAGAGGCTCCGGCCCGAGCTCCGCGCGAAATTCCAGGAGCGGTCGTTGATGTACGTCAGAAATTTCACGCCGGGGTTCGACGTGAGCTGGCAGGATTTCTTTCACACCGAGGACAAGGCGGCGGTCGAGGAAACGTGCCGGCAGCACGGGGTCGAATGGGATTGGACGCCGGACGGAGGGCTGCGAACCAGACAGGTCTGTCCCGCGATCCTCAAGCACCCAAAGACCGGCGAGTGGGTATTCTTCAACCAGATCCAGCTGCACCACGTGTCCTACCTGGAGCCGGCGGTTCGGAATTCGCTGATCGAGGTACTGGGCATCGAGCGGGTTCCGCGCAACGTGTACTTCGGCGACGGGACTCCGATCGAGGACGATATCGCGGCCGAAATCGGCGAGCTCTACGAGCGGACATCCGTGCGGTTTCCGTGGCGTGAGATGGATCTGCTCATGCTCGACAATATGTTGGTGGCTCACGCCCGCGCGCCCTTCGTCGGGCCGAGAAAAATCGTCGTGGCCATGGGAGAGATGATCAATCGGCGGGATGTCCAGACGGTGAATGCGTAA